CTTTTTGGCCAAACCATTTATATCTATTTTTTGCAATGATGTTATAAACCCCATCACGAATTGGCTTTGGTATAATCCAGAACACCATCATCCACTTCCAAGGTCCTTTTAATTTTCGAGCAATTCGCAAGGCTGCCGTTGATTTGGAAAAATACTGTTTGCCCTCAATGAGTACTATACTATCCAAATCATTGGGAGCCCCTGCTTCTTTCCTCAGCTTTTCACCAATTTCACTTTGTAACGAAGCAAATTTAAAATAACCATTGGGGTCCCTTTTTATGATGAACTGAACACTTTGATCACAAAAGTTACAGACCCCATCGAATAACACGATTCGATCCACGAATATCCCTCGTTTCACTATGAACTACCATTTTGTTCTATTTTAACACTTTTTCCTTTAGAAAAAGAAAGGAGGACCATTCCCTCCTTTCTTTTCATTCAATAGTTAGATTATTTTTTTCTTAACCTTTGAAAAAAGGTGTGCTCATCTCTGTCTATCCAATCAATCGAACCCCTAGTTGCTGTAAAAGACCTTGTGGTACGACAAATCGTGCAGTCACCAATGGGTCAACGACTTGCGAAACCTGAGCCTGTCCCACAGCACTCATAAGCATGGTGACATTGGGAATTGACCTTCCTGTTTTCTCTGAAATTCGTGTGACGATATCCTCCGTACCCAGTTTAACCGCTTCATCCAAGGTCTCGGCTGAGACAATTGCTCCTGCAACTTCTTCATTTTCTATATAAGGATGGCTGATCGATTCACCTTTGATGACCTCCAATGTAACTGTGACCTTCCCCTTAATTTCCACTCCAGACACACTAATTTCCCCGTCACCCATGGCAGCGTGGAAATCACCAGTTGCAAACAAGGCCCCTTCTGTGAAAACAGGAAAATAAACTGTAGCACCCTCTTTAATTAATGTGGTGTCCATATTTCCACCGTGAGAACCAGGTGTGCCACAATTGATTCCCTCACCCTTTGGTGCTACTCCCATCACTCCAATCATCGGAGTTAATGGTAGTTGAAGATTATCAAAATGGGCCATACCTTCGCGAATCGGAATAATTTTTGCTTCCATCTCCTTTATCTTGTGTCCCATCACACCAAGTCCTGGACCAACAACCATAACGCCCTGCTCCCCAATTTCCAACTTCTCGATTTTTACTTTGAGAATATCCCCTGGCTCTGCATCTTT
The DNA window shown above is from Bacillaceae bacterium S4-13-56 and carries:
- a CDS encoding acetamidase/formamidase family protein, producing MKKVRPEDGLIFDFNKEHQPILTVESGSTVEIETCDCFENQIESPETVVSEMDWNRVNPATGPIFLKDAEPGDILKVKIEKLEIGEQGVMVVGPGLGVMGHKIKEMEAKIIPIREGMAHFDNLQLPLTPMIGVMGVAPKGEGINCGTPGSHGGNMDTTLIKEGATVYFPVFTEGALFATGDFHAAMGDGEISVSGVEIKGKVTVTLEVIKGESISHPYIENEEVAGAIVSAETLDEAVKLGTEDIVTRISEKTGRSIPNVTMLMSAVGQAQVSQVVDPLVTARFVVPQGLLQQLGVRLIG
- a CDS encoding thiol-disulfide oxidoreductase DCC family protein gives rise to the protein MDRIVLFDGVCNFCDQSVQFIIKRDPNGYFKFASLQSEIGEKLRKEAGAPNDLDSIVLIEGKQYFSKSTAALRIARKLKGPWKWMMVFWIIPKPIRDGVYNIIAKNRYKWFGQKESCTLPSVEERERFL